A region from the Methanobacterium sp. Maddingley MBC34 genome encodes:
- a CDS encoding NADH:ubiquinone oxidoreductase chain I-like protein yields MSSVIWYIYEFARKSWAENFAVAKTNPEIVEAPDRFRDFPQVIPENCIACGACTAACPAPQAIKLVRSEDTADEEGQTYPVINNRGCIRCGFCAEVCPTDPKTITCGENHLIREEFTILPAEIMYVIDDYLCIRCKKCMNACPVYGAIYEENNKIIVDQSVCISCGECLKSCPVKGAVKGIYISNVQEQKNIINLIVNTLEERIEAERDNITHLSDTEVFKMDYPIADLVEGARSILANDDMILDTFQKITDRLKLRIITWDEEKCKKCRLCVDECPSGAISYDETEDVIKRDTKKCLRCSTCYQTCPFGVAGYFIARFLLDPPSLEDGVIHITIKASQLPVGAD; encoded by the coding sequence ATGTCATCGGTAATCTGGTATATTTACGAGTTCGCCCGAAAATCCTGGGCTGAAAATTTTGCAGTGGCCAAGACCAACCCTGAAATAGTGGAAGCGCCCGATCGTTTCCGTGACTTCCCTCAGGTCATCCCAGAAAACTGCATAGCCTGCGGTGCATGCACTGCAGCGTGCCCCGCCCCCCAAGCCATTAAACTCGTGAGGAGTGAAGACACTGCAGACGAAGAAGGGCAAACTTATCCTGTAATCAACAACCGCGGATGCATCCGCTGTGGATTCTGTGCGGAGGTCTGTCCCACTGACCCTAAAACAATTACCTGTGGTGAAAACCATCTCATTAGAGAAGAATTCACCATCCTTCCTGCTGAAATAATGTACGTAATCGATGATTATCTCTGCATTCGCTGCAAAAAATGCATGAATGCCTGTCCGGTCTATGGAGCAATTTACGAAGAAAACAACAAGATCATCGTTGATCAGTCAGTATGTATTAGCTGTGGGGAATGTTTGAAGAGTTGCCCAGTAAAAGGTGCAGTTAAAGGTATTTACATCTCCAATGTTCAGGAACAAAAAAACATCATCAATCTTATTGTTAACACCTTAGAAGAACGTATTGAAGCTGAAAGAGATAATATAACTCATTTATCAGACACTGAAGTCTTTAAAATGGATTATCCCATCGCTGATCTGGTAGAAGGTGCCCGATCCATACTGGCCAACGATGATATGATCCTGGATACCTTCCAGAAAATCACTGACAGGCTGAAGTTACGTATCATAACCTGGGACGAGGAAAAATGTAAAAAATGCCGTTTATGTGTTGATGAATGCCCATCAGGGGCCATAAGTTATGATGAAACTGAAGATGTAATCAAACGGGATACCAAAAAGTGTCTCCGTTGCAGCACCTGTTATCAGACCTGCCCTTTCGGAGTTGCAGGCTACTTTATAGCCAGATTCTTACTCGATCCACCATCACTGGAAGATGGAGTTATCCATATCACAATTAAGGCATCACAGTTACCTGTAGGAGCTGATTAA
- a CDS encoding dissimilatory sulfite reductase (desulfoviridin), alpha/beta subunit (PFAM: 4Fe-4S binding domain): protein MPTTTDKSGKSDKLKKIYKPLRDVEVEYDIDHEKCTICTEKPCLTACPVDAVHENHINNHIEIDDKCFGCVLCRNACPYDAIHMETTLSKPRRENVPNINTKLCRQCGACVDACRMGAIHLVSSGTEEAHSVIDEDKCVRCGYCSRVCPTEAIKYGEILPRSVVGGKAIVVNQKKCIGCMTCTRVCPSKGAINVGKMNKLPYINPSYCARCEECMNVCPSTSIRYSSRKRAYEGYQKIKTMEIVSELMEKESEKLARETVKIDSILNKVTREVSYSHSEDEFTQDVTQLVTDEIKALVGGDLEIEDLKEIIRATNPHREILVDEDTCIGCGACIKECPVDCIELEMPSPVHIGDGCVYCGKCVETCPFESISLKEESFQVEDGRVLFKRHNITGPSSGEVLIDTSACQRCGVCVNKCPVDAMTMENDQVTVNTDECIFCGECQAICPTKAIKLDHND, encoded by the coding sequence ATGCCCACTACAACAGATAAATCCGGAAAATCAGATAAACTTAAAAAAATTTATAAACCACTCCGTGATGTGGAAGTGGAATATGATATAGATCATGAAAAATGTACCATCTGCACAGAAAAACCCTGCCTAACAGCCTGTCCAGTGGATGCGGTCCATGAAAATCACATTAACAATCACATAGAAATTGATGATAAATGCTTCGGATGTGTACTGTGCAGAAATGCCTGTCCCTACGATGCCATTCATATGGAAACAACCCTCTCCAAACCACGTAGAGAGAATGTTCCCAACATAAACACCAAACTCTGCCGACAGTGCGGAGCATGCGTGGACGCCTGCCGTATGGGTGCAATTCACCTTGTATCTTCCGGTACAGAGGAAGCACACAGTGTAATTGATGAAGATAAATGTGTACGCTGTGGCTACTGTTCCCGGGTATGTCCCACTGAAGCAATAAAGTACGGTGAGATCCTCCCCCGCTCAGTGGTGGGTGGAAAGGCCATTGTGGTGAACCAGAAAAAATGTATTGGTTGCATGACTTGCACCCGTGTATGTCCTTCCAAAGGAGCTATTAACGTTGGCAAGATGAATAAACTGCCCTATATAAATCCATCTTACTGTGCCCGGTGTGAAGAGTGTATGAATGTCTGTCCGTCTACTTCAATCAGATATTCATCCCGTAAAAGAGCATATGAAGGTTATCAAAAGATAAAAACCATGGAAATCGTTTCTGAACTCATGGAAAAAGAAAGTGAGAAACTGGCCCGTGAAACAGTAAAGATAGATTCCATCCTTAACAAGGTCACCCGTGAGGTAAGTTACAGCCACAGCGAAGATGAATTCACCCAGGATGTTACTCAACTGGTTACTGATGAAATCAAAGCACTGGTTGGTGGAGATCTTGAAATTGAAGATCTTAAAGAGATCATACGGGCTACTAACCCCCACCGGGAGATATTGGTGGATGAAGACACCTGTATTGGTTGTGGTGCATGTATAAAAGAGTGTCCTGTGGATTGTATAGAATTGGAAATGCCTTCACCGGTACATATTGGGGATGGGTGTGTTTACTGTGGTAAGTGTGTGGAAACCTGCCCATTTGAGTCCATTTCACTCAAGGAAGAATCCTTCCAGGTGGAAGATGGTCGTGTTCTCTTCAAAAGACATAACATAACAGGACCATCCTCTGGAGAGGTTCTCATTGATACTTCGGCATGTCAAAGGTGTGGTGTGTGTGTTAACAAATGCCCGGTTGATGCTATGACCATGGAAAATGACCAGGTCACAGTAAACACTGATGAATGCATATTCTGCGGAGAATGCCAGGCAATTTGCCCCACGAAAGCCATTAAACTGGATCATAATGATTGA